AGCCTTGAAAGCCTAACCGTTCCGATTCGGCGATCGCCTCGGCAGAACTCAGACCACTCATGGCGATCGCTCGCACCTGCGGATCCAAGCGTCGTAGCAGAGAAATGGTGGTTAACCCATCCAGCGTAGGCATCATCACGTCCATCAAGACGCAGTGAATCTCCGGCCCATGCTCAGCAAAGAGAGCGATCGCCTGGCCGCCGTGGTTTGCGGTTAAGACAGTGTAGTTGTAGGTCTCCAGGGTCGTTTTGGTGATTTCACAGATGGCTTCTTCGTCATCGACCACCAAAATGCATTCTTGATGCCCAGCTAGGATATCTAGCTCTGTTGACATAGATATAGCTTCTTGCTGGCAGGCGGGTAAGAAAACGGTAAAGGTGCTACCCTGTCCCGGTTGGCTTTGGACATCTAGAAAACCGCTATGGCTTTTGACGATGCCTAAGACGGCGGATAAACCTAGCCCTGTGCCTCGTCCTGGATCCTTGGTGGTGAAAAAGGGATCAAAAATACGATGGATAATATCTGGCGGAATGCCGGTGCCGGTATCTGAGACGGTGACCACAACATAATTGCCAGCCGCTCCATCTAGATAAAGACGCGCCTGTTGTTCATCAATACACTGGTTCTGAGCAACTACGTCCAAGATGCCGCCCTGCAGCATAGCATCACGGGCATTGACACAGAGATTCATGAATACCTGATGCAGTTGGGT
The DNA window shown above is from Candidatus Obscuribacterales bacterium and carries:
- a CDS encoding ATP-binding protein; the protein is LLNLLETSAHRGATLVQQILSFARGIEGKRVTLKINYLLAEIKQIIEQTLPKSIAVSMNVDPDLWNISGDATQLHQVFMNLCVNARDAMLQGGILDVVAQNQCIDEQQARLYLDGAAGNYVVVTVSDTGTGIPPDIIHRIFDPFFTTKDPGRGTGLGLSAVLGIVKSHSGFLDVQSQPGQGSTFTVFLPACQQEAISMSTELDILAGHQECILVVDDEEAICEITKTTLETYNYTVLTANHGGQAIALFAEHGPEIHCVLMDVMMPTLDGLTTISLLRRLDPQVRAIAMSGLSSAEAIAESERLGFQGFLAKPFTTRDLLHSLRGSDQAGD